The Oceanispirochaeta sp. M1 genome segment GGATGGGTTATCTCTTCTGTATCTGCCCTGTTATGATCAACCATAATCACAGCAGCCTTTTCAAGGCTGTCAGAGTTTATCAGGAGAGAGTCCGGATTGAAAAAAACTGATGTAAAATTCTCAGGTTTTAAGGATATTTCAGCCTTTAGAAAAAGGCTTTCAATTTCCGGTTTAAGTCTCATATCTGAGGGAGACCCCTGTATCAGAGGATAAATAGATCTCTCCGGGTATACCTTCTTCAGTAGTGAGGCAAATGCAAAGGCTGATACAGAACTGTCGAGATCTGCTGCCTGATTGCCCATGATGAGTAGATCTTCTTTAAATCGTATATTCAGCATATAAGAGAGTTTATCTTTTTTTGTCCCTGATGTCTATTTTCCATATGAGAGAGGCCCCAAGTCTGTAGCGCTGATCCTGTATCAGATACTCTCCTCCTGCATTCTTGTAAGCCTCACTGCTGCTCCAATTTCGCATAAGATAGTCTCCTGAAAGGCCTAGAAGGAGGTTTTTGTTAATGTGCATGGTAAAACTCAGATATGGTCCGTGTTCATATAGTAGAGCATCACTGAAGTTTATTGGAAAATAGAGGGCATAGGCGCTGCTTATACTCCAGCGGAGACTGCGGTTTTTCATATGAAAATAGCTGAGCTCAGGGCGGAATAGTATTTTCTGCTGCTCATTGTTCAGATTGTAGCTGTATCTGCTTTTGGCGCTGATAAGCCAATTTCTACCTGGCAGGAAGGGGAGGAGGGCCCGTGGAGTGATGTCCGCTCCTATGAGGTTTTCGTAGCGATCACTGCTGTCTCTCCAGAACCATCCGTCTCCCTCTGTAATCCAGTCATCATCATGGCGTTCTCCCTTTTGCAGACTGTAGAGCACTCCGACCTTTAAATGCCTGAAAACCCTGTAATACAGGACTGTCTGCAGTTCATAGAAATCAGCAGATTCATTTCTGAATTCGCCGGAGAGGTTCAGCTGAAAATCCCAGTCCCTGTACTTTGTAATTGATGCTAGTCTGAAAGCCGGTGTAAATTCACTGTGTTCCGCCGGTCTGTCTTCTTCATTGTGGTGATCAGCAGAGGCAGGTAGGGCTGTGAAAAGTAATAAAAGCAGAAAGAATATGGAAATGCCTGTTTTCATCAGAAATAATCCTGGTCCAGCAGGTCTGAATAGGCTCCTGTCAGATCGGTTGTGTCCCGGACATCTCCCTGTGCGGGATCGGTATTCCAATTCAGATCCTCTGTCCAGGCATAGGCTTCAGGTTTTGTCAGAGTCGTGCTTCCGGGAATATTGATACCTTCCCCTTCATTGACAAGTACTGATTCTCCGCTTGATGTGAGAGAAACTTCAACTTTACCCTCATTTACACAGAGCCACAGATCTGCCTTGTCATCGATAGTCTTACCAAAAGCCATGAAAAACTCAGTCCCCCGGACTCCCGCAACCACCGAATCGGTATGAACATTGAATTGCCCGTTTAAAAGACGGTCCACCCTTGAGAAGACACTGCCTGATTTCAGTTCCACCGAAGTTTTGGGACTTAGGTTTTCAAGTTTCAGGCTGCTGTTCTCTCTCAATTTGACTGTGCGGCCATGGGCCAGATCAAGAATAGCCAGAGAAGATTTTTCTGTGTATACAAGGTCACCTTCAAATAGATCCATTCCCATTTCTGCCGGAATCTGCTCAGTATCCCGCTCCACAAGGACATCTCCCTCAAAATAAGAGAGCATGCTCTGTGCCGGCAATGAAAAAATTAGTGTTGAGAATACAATGAAAAAGATTAATATTTTATTTGTCATAGGATCTCCTTGATCTTTTCTTCGGATAATTAATATTCCATAAGGGATACTGAGAACCAGAAATGCTGCAGAGAAGGGAGTATCTTCAATTGTGCCCCCTTATGAGCTCCCCTGATTCCCATCCCCAGTGAATTCCATATTGTTTCTGTCTGAATATCTCTGAATCCCTTTTGATGGACTTCAAAGGTCAGTTGCCGGGAGCCGGCAAATGGATAAAATGCGTTTGCCGTACCTATATCACTGCCAGCTCCGACTCTTCCTCAATCCAGAGCCGACATTATCCTCTGAAATAAATATAATACAAAAATGGTAATATATCTTTATAGAGTGGAATAAATGTCAAAGAAACGGTTATAATCTGCAAATGACTCGCAAAATATTGACTTTTTACTTAGTTGGTCCTATCTTGAATGAAGATGACGAAAAAACGGAGCTGGATACTGGAGCTGTTCAGAATAGATGAACAGCCTCTCTGTGCCCAGCAGGTGTATGAAAAGCTCAAGGGTACTCTTGATATGGCCACGGTATACAGGGGGTTGAAATATCTGGAAGGAAAGGGACATATCGTCTCCTTTGTTCTGGATTGTTCACATAGAGGGGTTGAGCGTTATTACAATCTTGCCGGAAGTCAGCACAGGCATTTTCTACACTGTGTTTCCTGTCACAGTTTTACTGCTGTTGAAAGATGTCCCCTGGGCAGTCTGAACAGCATTGAAAAAGAGACAGGTTTTAAAGTGGATGAGCATTTTTTGACACTGAAAGGGATATGCAGCAATTGCCGCAATAATTGAGGTTTTATGAAAAGGAAAACTATTTTTCTGTTATTTTTTATTTTGATAGGTTCAGCAGTTTTTGCTGCGGGGAGTCAGGATGATTCAGACTCATTCAGATTGATAACAACCACCAGCATAATTGATGATGTCGTCCGGCAGGTTGCCGGAGAATCCGCAGAGATCCATAACCTTATGGGCAAGGGGAATGATCCTCACAGCTATGAGCCTACACCCAGGGATATGGCGCAGGTCGAAAGGGCCGATATTATTTTTACAAACGGCCTGGGGCTTGAAGAGAGTCTTCTCACTGTTCTTGAAACTGTACACAAGGGTGATATTATCGAAGTTTCACGGACAATTGATCTTCTGGGAGCCCTGGAGCACGAAGACGAACATGATGAGGACGGGCACGATGAGGATTCAGATCATAACCATGAAGGTTCAGATCCACACAGCTGGATGAGTCCGCTCAATGTACTTCGCTGGGTGGACGTTGTTGAAGCAGCTCTCTCAGAGGCTGATCCTTCTAACAGTTCGATATACAAAAACAATGCCGATGCATACAGGAATGAACTGAAAAAACTGGACAGCTGGATCAGGACTGAACTTGAAGTTCTTCCGGAATCAAAACGTGTTCTTGTAACAGATCATAATGTTTTCAGCTATTTTGCCAGGGATTATCATTTCAGAGTAATCGGAACAATAATTCCCGGATTTTCAAGCTCCGCCGAGCCTTCAGCAGGAGATATTTCCCGTCTTATTGCCATTCTTGAAGAAGAGCAGGTTCACGCAGTTTTTATTGGTGAATCCGCAGGTGAAGGGACCAGAAAGCTGGCCGAAACTTTGGGTGAGGAGAGTGCACATCCTATTTCTGTTCACCAGGTACTGACCGGATCTCTCAGAGCAGATGGAGAGGACGGTGACAGTTATATAAGTTTTATGAAATACAACGTAAATCAGATAATCTCCGGTCTATCGGAGTAAAAGGATTATACTTACAGAATTATGAAAAAACCCGATATACTCTGCTATGGTAAAGACTGTGATCATCCCGCCTTAATCGGAGCCTCCGCCCTGGAAATCAAAAACCTTGATTTTTCATACCCGGGACTGAAGAATAAGGTTCTTGATAATGTCAATCTGACAATCAAGGCAGGAGAGAAGGTCGCATTCGTCGGTCCCAATGGTGCCGGAAAATCAACTCTTATGAATCTTGTTCTGGGTCTTGAACCTGTTCAGTCAGGAGAAATCTCTGTTTACGGCCATAAGGCCAGCTCCTGCAGGCATCGGGTCTCCATGGTTCCACAGAAGAATTCTGTGGACTGGCATTTTCCTGTGTCGGTCCGTCAGGTCGTGACTATGGGCCGCTATGTTCACCTAGGCTGGTACAAAAAGCCCGGAGCTGAGGACCGCGATGCCGTAGATCATGCCATGGAAACCATGGAGATTACAGATATTGCAGACCGTCAGGTGGGTGAATTATCAGGGGGGCAGCAGCAGAGAGTCATGATTGCAAGAACGTTGGCCCATGATGCGGATCTGCTGCTTTTGGATGAACCTCTCAATCATGTGGATATTGCCACTCAGGAATTGATTTTTCACACCATGGAGCGTCTCTGTTCACATGGTAAAAGTGTTCTTGTGAGTACACACGATCTCGGAATCCTGACCATCCACTTCAGCAGGGCTCTCTTCCTTGATAAATCCATAATTGCGGATGGTGCTGTAAAGGATGTTCTCACTTCCGAGAATATTGCCAGAGCCTACGGATTTGAATTTCATAAAGATAAGGAGCTCAGCCCGTGGTTGAATGGTTACTAGAACCTCTGCAGTATGGTTTTTTTCAAAGAGGTCTTATAGCGGGAATCATCGTAGCCTTCAGCTGTGGTGTATTAAGTGCATTTATTGTCTGGCGGGGGATGGCCTTTATTGGTGATGCCCTGGCTCATGCAGTTTTGCCGGGTATTGTTTTATCCATAGTTCTTGGTATTCATGTTCTCATAGGCGCCCTTGCCGCCGCAGTTCTCTCTGTAATCGGAATAGGAGCCCTGACCAAAAATAAGGGATTCAAGGAAGATACGGCCATCGGGGTAATATTTGCAGGAGCCTTTGCTCTTGGGATTCTTTTGATGTCCCAGGTGTCAAGTTTCAAGGATCTGAGCCATATACTCTTCGGAAATATTCTGGGGGTCTCAAGTCTTGATGTAATACTAATTACAGTTGTGGGTGTTATTGTTATCGGATCGGTCTTTCTTTTTTACAAGGAACTTCTTGTTACAAGTTTTGATCCGACCCATGCCAAGGCTATTGGTCTATCTCCCCAGCTGATCCACTTCGCCCTGCTGATACTTGTGGCGGCGACAACGGTACTGGCTACTCAAACTGTGGGTGTTGTACTGGTTCTGGCTCTTCTTGTAACCCCCGCTGCCGCAGCATCCCTGCTGGTCCGTGAGCTTGTGAAAATCATAAAGCTGTCAATTGTTTTTGCAGTCAGCGCCATCATTGCAGGATTCTATCTCTCCTACTATTTTGACCTGGCTTCAGGAGCGACAATTGTTCTGATCCTGACACTGTTTTTTATTATTGCATTTATAATTTCAAAGATCAGAGTTTCAAATATCAAAAGATAATCCTTGACCCTTCCGCTGGGGAAGACTTTATACTGAGATTAATCTCCCTGCAGGAGGATGAAATGTACAGTATTGGAGAGTTTTCCAGAATCAACAGAATCACCCCCCGGACTCTTAGACACTATGACAGTCTGGGGCTGATTAAACCGGCCCGTATAGACAGCTGGACCGGTTACCGCTATTACGATGCATCCCAGCTGCCTCTTATACGGCGTATTCTCTATCTTAAGGATATGGGCCTGTCCCTGGATGATATTCAGCTGATTCTCAAGGATGAAAATCATCTTATCACATTGATGAAACAGAGAGAGATAGAGCTGGAAGTTTCCATCAGGAATGACAGGAAACGTCTGTTGAAACTGAGGGAATTCATTGGAAACAGTGAAGGAGTATTAAAGATGGATAAGGAAATCAGTGTCGAAATTAAAGAATTGCCGGAGGTCATTGTTGCCTCTATGCGTGAGAAGGTTCCAGGATATGACAGCTATTTTTCAGTAGTACCCAAGATGGGGGAGTATATGGAATCGGTGGGTGCAGTATGCAGGGAACCTGCTTACTGCTTTAATATCTACCATGACGGAGAATACCGTGAAAGCGATATTGATGTGGAGATCTGTGAAGCTGTTACAGCATTTCATGAGGATTCAGAGAGAGTAAAGTTTAAAACCATGGAAGGAGTACCTCAGGCGGCCTGTTTCAAGCATCTGGGGGATTATGCCAGTCTGGCTTCATCCTACAATCTGCTGTTCAGCTGGATGGAAGAAAACGGATACAGTCAGGACGGTCTGCCCCGTGAGTCCTATATTGACGGCATCTGGAACAAGAATGATCCATCCCAGTGGCTTACAGAGATTCAGATCCCTGTAAGCAAATAGGAAAAAATATGCCCCCTGAATACGAGTAGATTCAGGGGGCGTTTTACAGTATTCATGTCTCAGAATGGATTATTACTTTTTTTTCAGATCATCGATAAACTTCCCGTATTTTTTATCTTCACTGGCTATATGATCCAGGAGCCAGTTGATAATCTTGTCCTGAATCTCAATCAGAAGATTCGCATCAAATTCACCTTCCCTCAGTTTTTTTTCTATAAGGCTGAATTCATTTTCATAGGTAGCATGAAGTTTCACATGGTCTTTCAGATCGGGATAGTTGTAAGATTTCATCATCTTCTCTTCATCACGGAAATGGTACTCTATATATTTATTGATGCTCCCCACCAGAGCTGCAATATCATGATCTCCGCCTATGCCGAGGAGTCCTTTGAGGAGATTGTTTATTCTCTTAAACAACTCCTTATGTTCATCATCCATTTTACTGATACCCACAGACATCAGATCAGACCAGTCTATGCCGACATTTACTTCTCCATCTGATTCTTTGGTTTTATGACCGGTTTTAAATTTTCCGATTTCACCCATAAGGAGGGAGTTGTTGTATTTATTCTGATTACCGAAGGCAGATACCTGGAGTGAGACTTTATTCAGATCTTCAGTAAGACCGGCTACCTTAGTGATATTTTCAACTGCAGCAGCAGAAACCTCTTTGATGTGGAGGATGGATTTCATTGATTCGCTGCTTCCCACCTGCATCTCTGCAGAGGCTGTCTTAACTACTTCTGAAGTTGACATAAGGGTGGAAACTGATTCAAGAATTTCACTGCTGGCTGTGGAGAGTTCATTCATGGAGAGGGATACTTCCCGCAGGGCATCGGAAAATACACTGACCTCATCGTTGATGACCTCCAGGGCTTTTTCAGATTCACTTCCCGCAGTGGTCGCCTGATTTATTTTTTCAGTGGTGGAGTTCAGAGAGTCTGCGATCAAACCGGCATTGGAGCTGGTATCTTCAGCAAGTTTCCGAATTTCATCGGCAACTACGGCAAATCCTTTTCCCGCTTCCCCGGCGTGAGCCGCTTCAATTGAGGCGTTCATTGCCAGTAGATTTGTCTGGCTGGAAATATTGTTGATAATATCCACCATGTTCATCATTTCATCAGCATTCTTCTGAATGGCATGTATGATGTTATTGGTCAGCCCCACTTTTTCACCACCGTTTCTAATGAGCTCTACAAGACCTTCCATTGTAGCCAGACGTGATTCTGAGATTGACGCTACATTTCGGACTGATGCCATGATCTGTTCTGTGGATGAACTGGACTGTTCTATTGCAGCAAACTGCTGCTCCACCTGGCTGGAGAGACTTTTGATAGACTGCATGATCTCTTCTATAGAAGCTGAGGCATGGTATATGGAATCATCCAGCTGTACGCTGCCCTCTTTCATCTCAAGGATACTTTTTGTAATGCTTGAGACCGCACCGGCACTGGACTTTGATGACAGGGAAAGCTGGTCTGCCAGAGAATTATTCTTCACTGCCAGATCATTAACATTGATAAGTATTTCACGTATCCTGTTAATAAACTGATTGAACCATCCGGCCATATCACTTATTTCATTATTTCCTATCTGTTTCAGTTGAAATGTCAGGTCTCCCTGTTTTGTGGCCAGATCCTTCAGGGAGTGAGATGTCCTTGATACAGCACTGGATATTGTGATTGCAAAGAATATTCCCTGAATGAAGTTGATGATTACAACCAATGCTCCAAATGTGATAAGAAAAGTCTTTGAGAGTATACCTGTTGCAAGCATTGTTATCAGGACTGACATTAGAACAGTCATCAGGACCGTTGCAGTGATAAGTTTCAATTTTATAGATGGTTTCATAAATTTCTCCATTCATTACTTATAGCATAATTATGATCTGTTCCGCCTGGCAGTGCAATAAGTGATATAAAAAATTATAACAGCTTTATTATCTACCCCTTGGTTCTGTTTTTCATAATAATGTATGATTCTTTTTGAAACTTCAAATCAGACGGAGACATTATGGCTATTGAGAAAGTAAGAGAGCATTTCAGTAAATGGGGCAGGGAAGGTGATATTCTTGAGTTTGATGTAAGCAGTGCCACCGTAGAACTGGCTGCACAGGCTCTGAATTGTGAACCTGCCCGTATTGCCAAGACTCTCTCCTATAAAATTGATGATAAGGCTATTCTCATTGTTACAGCTGGTGATGCCCGTACTGATAATAAAAAATACAGGCAGGAATTCGGAACAAAGGCAAGGATGCTGGCCAGAGAGGATGTACTTGATACAATCGGTCATGATGTGGGTGGAGTCTGTCCCTTTGCAGTTAATAGGGGTGTTTCGGTATTCCTGGATGAATCATTGAAGCGGTTTAAAACTGTCTATCCCGCCTGCGGCTCCTCAAATTCGGCCATTGAACTGGACTGTATTGAACTGGCAGAGTATTCAGGATTTGATAAATGGGTAGATGTCTGCAGGGACTGGATCTAAGTGAATGGAGAAAAGTTTCAGCCCCGCTGTCAGGAAATACAGCTGCCGGGGCAAAGACAACAGCTGGGCTTGTTCATTCCTTTAAGAAGAATTAACGGCGTCCTGTAAGTTTAATCACATGACAGCCGAACTGGGTCTGAACTACATTGCTGTAGCTCCCTACAGACATCCTTTTACAGGCCTCTTCAAACTGACCAACCATTTTACCTGGACCGAACCACCCAAGATCTCCGCCCTTGTTTTTGCTGGGACAGGTTGAAAACTCTTTCGCCAGGGCGGAAAAGTTTCCGCCTTTCTTACAACGTCTTAAGAGCTCATTTGCAAGATTTCTGTCTTTTACAAGTATGTGGCTGGCACGCCATTCCATATTCTGCCTCCGGATCATTTTACTTTCAGCTTATTATAGTTCTCTCCCGCTTTTTTAGCCAGAGATGTCACCCATGTTACATTCTGCCTGATCTTTTCTCTTGACTGTTGACCTGTTCCTGCGTATGGTTAAAAAAATATCTATTATCTACCCCGGAGGCATGTCTGACGGGAAGGAGACAAAATGAAAAAAATCACATTAACACTATTAATGGGCAGTATTCTGCTCACATCTCTATTTGCCGAGGGAAGCCGGGAAACAATCAGTACTGCTAAACCTTCAGAGCCTGTCAAAGTTGCCCTGCTCAATGGACCTTCGGGTATTGGACTTATTCAGGTCAAGGATGAATCACCTTTTTCAGACAGCTCAATAACAGCTGACGTTCAGGTCATGGGTGCCCCCAAGGTACTGCTGGGCCAGATGCTCAAGGAAGAGTGGGATGCGGCTGTACTGCCGGCCAATATGGCGGCAATTCTCTTTAATAAGGGAGTAGGTTATCAAGCCGCTGCTGTTACAGGTATGGGCAATCTATACCTCATTGCATCAGAGGACACAACTCTTGATTCCATAGAGGATCTTGAATCTATTACTCTCAATATTCCAGGAAAAAATACCACACCGGACCTGATCAGCCAGCTGATTGCGGAAGAGACGGGTATTAAACTCAAAGCAGACTACAGCTTCAATCCTTCTGATCTTGCCAAGGCTCTGGCTGGAGGTGTTGTCGAGGCCGGTGTACTGCCCGAGCCACTGGCTACAATTGCACTTAAAAGCGGAAAGAACCTGAGAATTGCCTTTGATATGCAGCAGCTGTGGTCAGACACATTTGCAGGTGAATCAAACTATCCAATGACCGTCCTGGTCGTAAAGTCGTCTTTTGCAGCGGCCTATCCCGAACTGGTGGATGAGCTCCTGAATGCGTCCGGAAAATCTCTGGACTGGGTTTCTTCCAATCCTGCCGAAGCTTCTGCCCTTATAGGAGAGCACGGTTTTACCCTTCCGGCCCCCATCGTTAAGATGGCCATCCCCAGAAGTAATTATACTTTTGTCAGGGGTGACGGTATGGCGGAACTGATGACCCCTTATTTTGAGCGTCTTATGGGATTGAATCCCGGATCTATCGGAGGCTCTGTGCCTTTAGAAGGATTCTATTACTGATCATGATTTCTGAATCAAAGAGGATGCGGACAACCCTGATATCTCTGGCTCTTTACCTGAGTATCTGGAAGCTCCTCTCTGTGATTATCGGACGCAGCATTATACTTCCTCCTCCCGAGGAGGTTTTGCTGCAGACTTTGCGTTTCCTGGGAACCCGGGAAGCGTGGACAAAGATTCTTGCCACAAGCCTGAGAGGGCTGGGTGGATTTTCAATCAGCCTGATCCTGGGTATTGCTACAGGGCTTGCAGCCGGTAAAAGCCAGATGTTTAAATGGTTTTCCGACCCCTTTCTTATCAGTATCCGTTCCATTCCCGTATTATCATTAATTCTTCTTGCGGTTATCTGGTTTCCTACCGAGCTGGTACCTGTCTTTATCTGTTTCCTGATTGCCTATCCTGTCATAAGTTCGGCAGTAGCCTCGGGTGTTAATCAGGTGGACAGAGAGCTTCTTGAAATGGCCGCTGTCTATAATAAATCTCATTGGACAGTGCTAAAGGAAATAACACTGCCTTCAGTGATGCCCTATCTTCTGAATGGAGTTTCAACGGGCCTCGGTCTTACCTGGAAATCTGTTGTAGCCGCCGAAGTTCTCAGCATGCCTGCATCGGGTCTGGGGACCGCCATGCAGACGGCGCAGCTCCAGCTGGATACGGCTCATCTTTTTGCCTGGACCCTTATTGTTGTTCTTCTGGCATCCCTGAGTGAGTCGCTTCTGAGGCTGGGAGAGAAAAAAAGATGATCCGGTGGCAAGACTGTTCTTTTAATTTTGATGAGCTGAAAATACTTGATAATTTCAACCTTAATATTGAGGAGGAGGGGACTACTGTTCTTCTCGGACCCTCAGGCTGCGGAAAGACGACACTTCTCCATCTGGCGGCAACTCTGTTGAAACCCTGTTCCGGAGAAGTGTCCCGTGCTTCTGAAAATCTAAGTTATCTCTTTCAGAAACCAAGGCTTCTTCCCTGGAAGACAGTGGCTGAAAATATTGCCTTTGCCCTGGATGAATCTTTGGATTCCGATCTGAAGCGAAAGAAATGTGATGCCCTTATCAGTCATGTCGGACTTGAAGGTTTTGAAGATTACAGACCATCACGTCTGAGCGGTGGAATGGAGCAGCGTACAGCCATTGCCAGAGCCTTTGCTTCAGAGAGTCCTCTGTTATTGATGGATGAGCCTTTCAAGGGGCTTGATCTCAAACTTAAAATGCCTTTGATAGGCATGCTCAATACATTGCTTCTGGAGTGTAAGACAGCGGCTGTACTGGTTACCCACGATGTTCGTGAGGCTATTCTTATGGGAGACAGGATTGTCTTCCTGGATGGTCCTCCTCTGCGTCTTGTGGACGACATGGCGGGTTTAGCCCCGGGAGACCGTGATACCTCTTCCAGAGCCTTCTATGAGCTGGAAAAGAAACTATATAAACTGATCTTAAGTGAATAAAAAAAACGCCGGACAAAATTCCGGCGTTTTCTTAGTCTCTGATAAATCGTAAAAATTGTCTATTTCTGAAGTTTTACATAACTTCTCAGGTTTTCCATCTTTGTTTCAACAAGCCCTCGAGCCTCGGCAGAAGATATAAACTTCTTAAACTGACTGAACCCGAGTGTCTTCATTACTACACCCTTGTCCCTGAGTTCATTGCTGATAATGCTGTATGAGTGGAAATGGGGCTCTTTGCCGCCGTCCTGTGCTTCCAGAGTTGTTACCAGGGTTCTCAGAGCAGTCTGCAGTGAGCTTACTTCCTGAACATATCCCTTACCCGGGAGAATAAGAGTTTGATTATCATCATCCTGTAATGTTACATACCCTGCTCTTACGGCAGCTGATACAAAATCACTCCAGCGTTTATAACCCCGTGTACCAATCTTTTTCTCATTGAAATCACGGTTCAGCATCTTCATGTTGATTTTTGCAGAACCCATGTTGGATGATTTCTTGTCCTTCTGCAGAATGGCTGCAGATTCAGCAAGACGTTCAAACCAGTACTCCTTGGGAAAGTCCTTTTTGGCACTTTCCTTGTCGTCACTCTCTGTATCATCTGAATCATCATCGTCTGGCATAAGTTCTCTATAGTCTGCAAAACTGTCAGCCAGAATCAGGAGATCCTGGGCCGCGGTTTTAATGTCACAGATAATATGTATCTTTTTTCCAGACTTTCTTAATGAAAGAAGGAGTGAACGGAAGTCACTGTCACCTGTAATCAGGACAAAGGTTGTGATATGTTCATGATAACGTAAAAGCTCCATAGCATCTGTAACCAGCTGCATGTCAGAACCATTTTTATTTTTTCGTGTTTTCTGATAGGGAATATGAAGCATATTGAAATGAAGTCCCGAAAGAGTGGGTCCCAGTGAACGAAATCCCGGTTTACTCCAATCTGCATAGGCATAGGATGTGACTACGCGTCCCAATGATTCGGCATAATCCCACATCCCCTGAATTAGCAGGCTGTCACTGCTTTTTGGTGTTACATTTTCTATATCCCAGAGAACTGCTACATTCTCAGTCATAATATTTCCTCCGTATAACAATCTGTCCGGTATCCGGTAGATCGGATTGTTCTTTCTTTATAGTAGAACAGTTTTTAAAATAAATCACTTCTTTGGAGATTAATCTTGGCTGGTTTTGATCATTTTAATTGAAAGGTTTGCATATAAAAAAACCGCTCCTTAAAAAGGAGCGGTTTTAAAAGAGTGCCACCGAAGAGATTTGAACTCTTGACACGCGGATTTTCAGTCCACTGCTCTACCGACTGAGCTACAGCGGCAACTACAAGACAGGACTATATAGGACTGTTTAAATTCTGTCAATAAGGGGAGATTGAAAATGTGAAAAGCTGATCTGTGAAGAGATGAGGGCATAAAAAAACCGTCCCTGAAAGGAACGGTCTTAAAAGAGTGCCACCGAAGAGATTTGAACTCTTGACACGCGGATTTTCAGTCCACTGCTCTACCGACTGAGCTACAGCGGCAACTGCCTGAGCATATTACTAAAACCGTACTTTCCTGTCAATAAGGGAGCTGAAAAAATCTTTGAACCTTGAATCTTTTGCTCTGTTACGGTACATAGATATATATGTATAAATTAGTAGTTTTTGTTCCATTGAAGGATAAAGAAAAAGTAAAGAATGCCCTTTTTGAACAGGGTGCCGGTAAACAGGGATTCTACAGCCACTGCTGTTGGGAAACCGAGGGAACCGGTCAATTCAAGCCTCTTGCTGGTAGTCAGCCTGTTATCGGGAGTCATAATTCTATTGAAAGAGTTCCTGAAGTAAGAGTCGAGATGCTTGTTACTGAGGAGCTTGTTCCTCTCTGTATTGAAGCCATCCATATAAACCATCCCTATGAAGAACCCG includes the following:
- a CDS encoding FecR domain-containing protein, whose protein sequence is MTNKILIFFIVFSTLIFSLPAQSMLSYFEGDVLVERDTEQIPAEMGMDLFEGDLVYTEKSSLAILDLAHGRTVKLRENSSLKLENLSPKTSVELKSGSVFSRVDRLLNGQFNVHTDSVVAGVRGTEFFMAFGKTIDDKADLWLCVNEGKVEVSLTSSGESVLVNEGEGINIPGSTTLTKPEAYAWTEDLNWNTDPAQGDVRDTTDLTGAYSDLLDQDYF
- a CDS encoding Fur family transcriptional regulator, giving the protein MTKKRSWILELFRIDEQPLCAQQVYEKLKGTLDMATVYRGLKYLEGKGHIVSFVLDCSHRGVERYYNLAGSQHRHFLHCVSCHSFTAVERCPLGSLNSIEKETGFKVDEHFLTLKGICSNCRNN
- a CDS encoding metal ABC transporter substrate-binding protein; translation: MIGSAVFAAGSQDDSDSFRLITTTSIIDDVVRQVAGESAEIHNLMGKGNDPHSYEPTPRDMAQVERADIIFTNGLGLEESLLTVLETVHKGDIIEVSRTIDLLGALEHEDEHDEDGHDEDSDHNHEGSDPHSWMSPLNVLRWVDVVEAALSEADPSNSSIYKNNADAYRNELKKLDSWIRTELEVLPESKRVLVTDHNVFSYFARDYHFRVIGTIIPGFSSSAEPSAGDISRLIAILEEEQVHAVFIGESAGEGTRKLAETLGEESAHPISVHQVLTGSLRADGEDGDSYISFMKYNVNQIISGLSE
- a CDS encoding metal ABC transporter ATP-binding protein, whose product is MKKPDILCYGKDCDHPALIGASALEIKNLDFSYPGLKNKVLDNVNLTIKAGEKVAFVGPNGAGKSTLMNLVLGLEPVQSGEISVYGHKASSCRHRVSMVPQKNSVDWHFPVSVRQVVTMGRYVHLGWYKKPGAEDRDAVDHAMETMEITDIADRQVGELSGGQQQRVMIARTLAHDADLLLLDEPLNHVDIATQELIFHTMERLCSHGKSVLVSTHDLGILTIHFSRALFLDKSIIADGAVKDVLTSENIARAYGFEFHKDKELSPWLNGY
- a CDS encoding metal ABC transporter permease, with protein sequence MVEWLLEPLQYGFFQRGLIAGIIVAFSCGVLSAFIVWRGMAFIGDALAHAVLPGIVLSIVLGIHVLIGALAAAVLSVIGIGALTKNKGFKEDTAIGVIFAGAFALGILLMSQVSSFKDLSHILFGNILGVSSLDVILITVVGVIVIGSVFLFYKELLVTSFDPTHAKAIGLSPQLIHFALLILVAATTVLATQTVGVVLVLALLVTPAAAASLLVRELVKIIKLSIVFAVSAIIAGFYLSYYFDLASGATIVLILTLFFIIAFIISKIRVSNIKR
- a CDS encoding MerR family transcriptional regulator; protein product: MYSIGEFSRINRITPRTLRHYDSLGLIKPARIDSWTGYRYYDASQLPLIRRILYLKDMGLSLDDIQLILKDENHLITLMKQREIELEVSIRNDRKRLLKLREFIGNSEGVLKMDKEISVEIKELPEVIVASMREKVPGYDSYFSVVPKMGEYMESVGAVCREPAYCFNIYHDGEYRESDIDVEICEAVTAFHEDSERVKFKTMEGVPQAACFKHLGDYASLASSYNLLFSWMEENGYSQDGLPRESYIDGIWNKNDPSQWLTEIQIPVSK
- a CDS encoding bacteriohemerythrin, with amino-acid sequence MKPSIKLKLITATVLMTVLMSVLITMLATGILSKTFLITFGALVVIINFIQGIFFAITISSAVSRTSHSLKDLATKQGDLTFQLKQIGNNEISDMAGWFNQFINRIREILINVNDLAVKNNSLADQLSLSSKSSAGAVSSITKSILEMKEGSVQLDDSIYHASASIEEIMQSIKSLSSQVEQQFAAIEQSSSSTEQIMASVRNVASISESRLATMEGLVELIRNGGEKVGLTNNIIHAIQKNADEMMNMVDIINNISSQTNLLAMNASIEAAHAGEAGKGFAVVADEIRKLAEDTSSNAGLIADSLNSTTEKINQATTAGSESEKALEVINDEVSVFSDALREVSLSMNELSTASSEILESVSTLMSTSEVVKTASAEMQVGSSESMKSILHIKEVSAAAVENITKVAGLTEDLNKVSLQVSAFGNQNKYNNSLLMGEIGKFKTGHKTKESDGEVNVGIDWSDLMSVGISKMDDEHKELFKRINNLLKGLLGIGGDHDIAALVGSINKYIEYHFRDEEKMMKSYNYPDLKDHVKLHATYENEFSLIEKKLREGEFDANLLIEIQDKIINWLLDHIASEDKKYGKFIDDLKKK
- a CDS encoding YbaK/EbsC family protein — translated: MAIEKVREHFSKWGREGDILEFDVSSATVELAAQALNCEPARIAKTLSYKIDDKAILIVTAGDARTDNKKYRQEFGTKARMLAREDVLDTIGHDVGGVCPFAVNRGVSVFLDESLKRFKTVYPACGSSNSAIELDCIELAEYSGFDKWVDVCRDWI